The following proteins are encoded in a genomic region of Corylus avellana chromosome ca4, CavTom2PMs-1.0:
- the LOC132179781 gene encoding histone-lysine N-methyltransferase ASHH3-like, producing MPATKKNPEHNRVGIVFNKLMKQIESPVDFELPDWFNKWKPTPYTFIKRNIYLTKRIKRRLEDDGIFCSCCLSPGSSGVCDRDCHCGMLLSSCSSGCKCGSSCLNKPFQSRPVKKMKLVKV from the exons ATGCCTGCTACAAAGAAG AATCCTGAGCACAATCGCGTTGGGATTGTATTCAACAAGTTGATGAAGCAGATTGAAAGTCCTGTTGATTTCGAGCTTCCGGATTGGTTTAACAAATGGAAGCCTACGCCCTACACCTTTATAAAGCGCA ATATATATCTCACGAAAAGGATTAAAAGACGCCTCGAGGATGATGGAATATTCTGTTCCTGTTGTCTTTCACCTGGATCTTCTGGTGTGTGTGATAGAGATTGCCATTGCGG GATGCTTCTATCTAGCTGCTCCTCTGGCTGTAAATGTGGGAGTTCATGCCTCAACAAACCATTCCAGAGCCGACCTGTGAAGAAGATGAAACTGGTGAAGGTATAA